The genomic DNA CGAGGGCGGTCCGGACCGCCGCGCGCGGGTCCGCGAGGGGCGGGGGCGGGTCGGGGGAGCGGACGGGGACGAGGTCGGGCAGCGCAAGCGCGCGGATCTCGGGCGGCACGAGGTCGTCCGGGATCTCGACGGCGATGCGGCCGGCGCGACCCGCGTCGCTCACATCGCCTCCGGCGCCTCGATCCCGAGCAGCGCGAGCGCCTCGGCGAGGGTGGTGCGGACCCGCCCGACGAGGGCGAGGCGGGCCTCGCGGAGGCCGGGCTCGGCGCGCAGCACCGCGGTGTCCGGCGCGCCGTCGGGCCCGCGGTGGTTGTAGTAGCCGTTCCAGGCGGTCGCCAGGTCGAGGGCGTACTGCGCGACGAGGTGCGGCGCGAGCGCCTCGGCGGCCTGCGCGCGGACCTCGGGGTACTGCGCGACGCGGCGCGCGAGGGCCACCTCGAGCGGCCCGGCGTGCGCGTAGACGCCCGGGTCGGGCGCGGCGTCCGGGTCGAGGCCGGCGTCGCGGGCCGCGCGGAGGATCGAAGCGGCGCGGGCGTGCGCGTACTGGACGTAGGGCGCGGTGTCGCCCTGCAGGTCGAGGGCGCGCTCCCAACGGAAGTCGATGATGCGCTTCGCTTCGCTCTTCAGCATCGCGAACCGGAGCGCGCCGAGCCCGACCGCGCGGGCGACGGCGTCGGCGTCGGTGAGGTCGGGGTTCTTCTCCGCGACGACGGCGCCGGCGCGGCGGACCGCCTCGTCCATCGCGTCGTCCAGCGCGAGGGTGGTGCCCTTGCGGCCGCTCATCGCTTCGCCCTCGAGGGTGACGACCTCGTACGCCAGGTGGTGGCTGTGCCGGGCGGCGGCCTCCCCCTCCGGCGTGCCGGACAACGCGAGGGCGGCCTTGACGAGGGTCTGGGGGTGGGTCTGACGGACGTCGATGACGTTCACGATCGACGCCGCATGCGCGAACGTCCGGCCGTCGGCGTCGGTCGTTCCGGCGGGGTGGCTGGTCCACAGCGTCGCGCCGCCGGGCCCCTCGGCGAAGGGGGCGTAGCGGAGGCCTTCGAAGAGGCCGGCCTTCCAGAACTGGTAGCCGACGTCCTTCGCGACGTACATGGCGTTGCCGTCGCTGCGCACGAGGACGACGCGGTCCTCCTCGAGGCCGGGGAGGAAGTCGCCGACGCGCATCACGAGGGCGCCGGCGTACTTGCCGTCCTCGGGCCGTTCGACGTAGGGGCTGGCCTCGAGCACCTCGAGGCCGCGCGCGAGGAAGCCGGCGGCCACGACGTCGGACTCCCAGACGAGCAGGTCGTACGTCGCGCCGAGCGCGTGGAAGGTGGCGAGCTGCGCGGCGACGATGCGCTCGACGGCGTCGCGGCGTTCGCCGCGCTCGAGGGCGTGCATGACGTCGGCGACGCCCGCCTCGATCGCGTCGCCGTCCGCCTCCTTGGCGCGCCCGAGGCGGACGTAGCGTTCGCCGTACCAGTGGTCCAGCTTCCACGCCGCGCGGGGCGCGTCGGGGGCGTGGGGGGCGTGCGGGTCGGGGGGCGTCTCCCCGAAGTACGCCGCGGCGAAGAGGCTCTCCGCCGCCTGCCGGCCGGTGTCGTCGACGTAGTTCTGGACCTCGACGTCGTAGCCGTCGGCGCGCAGGATGCGGGCGACGGCGTCCCCGAGGACGACGTTGCGGAGGTGCCCGACGTGCGCCTCCTTGTTCGGGTTGACGCTGGTGTGCTCCACGACGACCTTGCGGCCGCGCGCGGGGGCGGGGGCGGGCCCGTCGACGACGCCGGCGAGGAACGTCGCGGGGTCGAGGACGACGTTGATGTACGGCCCGACCGCTTCGGCGCGGAGCACCCCGGCGGGCGGCTCGAACGCCGCGACGAGCTCCGCGGCGAGGTCGGCGGGGTTGCGTCGGAGGGTCTTGGCGAGGGCGAACGCGACCGGCGTGCCGTAATCGCCGGGCTTGTCCTCGGGGACCTCTTGGACGGGGATGTCGGGGACGGGGAGGGCGTCGCCCGGAGCGCCGAGCCGGGCCACCGCCCGGGCGAAGGCGGCGCGCAGGGCGTCCTTGACGTCGCTCATGACCGCAGAGCGTAGCACGGGCCGCGCGCCCGGCCGTCCGCAGGGCCGCGCGCCGGCCGGGCACGGTGTGCGCGGCCGCGGTCGGGGGTGGGCTGCGCGCGCTAGACTCTCGCATCCGGCCGCCGGTGTGGGCCGGCCGACGCCCCCCCGGGGCCCGCAGCGGGTATGGTTGATACGTGCTCGCTCAGATTTCCTTCCCACCGACCCCCCGGTGGGGGACGCCGCGGCCGACGGCCGCCCCACCCCCACCCGCGACGCGAGGAGGCACCCCCCGATGACCGACGCCCCGAGCGACGTCCCCCGCTTCGACGGCCCCGTCCCGGTCTGCCCGGTACGCGGCTCCGTGCTCTACCCGAGCATGGTGATGCCCATCGACGCCGGCCGCGCCATCAGCATCCGCGCCATCAACACCGCCCTCGACCGCGACCGCACCATCCTGATCGCCAGCCAGCGCGACCGGGAGGTCGAGGAACCCACCCCCGAGGACCTGTACGACGTCGGCACCGTCTGCACCATCATGCGGATGAAGAAGAACCCCGACGGCAGCATCCAGATGCTCGTCCGCGCGATCGGCCGCGTCCAGGTCGAGGCCTACCAGCAATCGACCGGCCTCATCGAGGCGGAGCTCGCCCCGTACGACGTCGAGGAGGGCGATGACACCGTCATCGAAGCCAGCTTCCGGGAACTCAAGGAGAAGTTCTCCGACCTCCTCGAGAGCGGCAACCGCGGCCTTCAGGCCGAGGTGGCGCAGTTCATCCTCAACCTCGACGACCCCGGCCAGTTCGCCGACTACGTCGCCTACCACCTCGACTTCCGCCTCGAGGACAAGCAGGCGGTCCTCGAGGCGCGCACGGTCGCCGACCGACTCCGCCGCGTGCTGGTGTTGATCGACACCGAGATCGAGCTGCAGGAGACGCAA from Trueperaceae bacterium includes the following:
- a CDS encoding arginine--tRNA ligase; its protein translation is MSDVKDALRAAFARAVARLGAPGDALPVPDIPVQEVPEDKPGDYGTPVAFALAKTLRRNPADLAAELVAAFEPPAGVLRAEAVGPYINVVLDPATFLAGVVDGPAPAPARGRKVVVEHTSVNPNKEAHVGHLRNVVLGDAVARILRADGYDVEVQNYVDDTGRQAAESLFAAAYFGETPPDPHAPHAPDAPRAAWKLDHWYGERYVRLGRAKEADGDAIEAGVADVMHALERGERRDAVERIVAAQLATFHALGATYDLLVWESDVVAAGFLARGLEVLEASPYVERPEDGKYAGALVMRVGDFLPGLEEDRVVLVRSDGNAMYVAKDVGYQFWKAGLFEGLRYAPFAEGPGGATLWTSHPAGTTDADGRTFAHAASIVNVIDVRQTHPQTLVKAALALSGTPEGEAAARHSHHLAYEVVTLEGEAMSGRKGTTLALDDAMDEAVRRAGAVVAEKNPDLTDADAVARAVGLGALRFAMLKSEAKRIIDFRWERALDLQGDTAPYVQYAHARAASILRAARDAGLDPDAAPDPGVYAHAGPLEVALARRVAQYPEVRAQAAEALAPHLVAQYALDLATAWNGYYNHRGPDGAPDTAVLRAEPGLREARLALVGRVRTTLAEALALLGIEAPEAM